A genomic segment from Scomber japonicus isolate fScoJap1 chromosome 11, fScoJap1.pri, whole genome shotgun sequence encodes:
- the med14 gene encoding mediator of RNA polymerase II transcription subunit 14 isoform X1, whose amino-acid sequence MAPVQIGSDGQLVPLGGPVVSGPQPPPPGAPATQGVRLSLLIDFLLQRTYHEITLLAELLPRKTDMERKIEIVQFASRTRQLFVRLLALVKWASNAGKVEKCAMISSFLDQQTILFVDTADRLASLARDALVHARLPSFAIPFAIDVLTTGSYPRLPTCIRDKIIPPDPITKSEKQTTLNQLNQILRHRLVTTDLPPQLANLTVANGRVKFRVEGEFEATLTVMGDDPDIPWRLLKLEILVEDKETGDGRALVHSLQVNFIHELVQARLCADEKPLQDMYNCLHSFCLSLQLEVLHSQTLMLIRERWGDLVQEERYVPAKYLTLTVWNQLVLGRKTGTASVHKVTIKIDESDGSKPLQISHEPPLPACDSKLMERAMKIDHLSVEKLLIDSVHARSHQKLQELKAILKTSNPSDNSFIETALPTLVIPILEPCGRSECLHIFVDLHSGMFQPMLYGLDQSMLDDIEKTINDDMKRIISWLQQLKFWLGEQRCRQSVKHLPTVCTDVLHLSNSASHPVGNLSKHKLFIKLTRLPQYYIVVEMLEVPSNPTALQYKYSFLSVSQLEGEDGPMCAQLLQHFKPNLEHLVQDTTAGKGARPGTKRKAVSARVSGEQGDPEPKKPKRSGEMCAFNKELAHLVAMCDTNMPFIGLRTELSNMEIPNQGVQVEGDRNSHAIRLLKIPPCKGVGEETRRALDRSLLDCTIRLQGRNNRTWVAELVLANCPLNSTHSKEQASTRHVYLTYENPLSEPVGGRKVVEMFLNDWNAISQLYQCVLNFSRALPEMPSYLSLFSEVRLYNYRKMVLCYGTTKGSSVTIQWNSNSQRFHLALGTVGPNSGCSNCHNIILHQLQEMFNKNPNVMQLLQVLSDTQAPLNAINKLPTVPMLGLTQRTNTAYQCFSILPQSPTHIRLAFRNMYCIDIYCRSRGVVAIRDGAYSLFDNTKIVEGFYPAPGLKTFLNMFVDSNQDARRRSVNEDDNPPSPVGVDVVDTLMNQLQAPQQPQTMRGGAGGVYPPLTSPPPNYHTNVTPSPSMMPTQSPGNIHASGSPSGALRAPSPFGPTPSPSSLGIAMGQTSFASPHGALDPSSPYAMVSPSNRGQWPGSPQVSGPSPGARIHGMSPGNPSLHSPIPDPHSPRAGTSSQIMPTSMPPPRKLPQRPWAASIPTILTHNALHVLLLPSPTPCLVPGLAGSYLCSPLERFLGSVIMRRHLQRIIQQEANLSIVNSNEPGVIMFKTEVLKCRVALNPKNYQTLQLKVTPENTGPWSPEELQVLERFFETRVAGPPFKYNTLNAFTKLLGAPTNILRDCVRIMKLELFPDQAAQLKWNVQFCLTIPPSAPPIAPPGTIAVVLKSKMLFFLQLTQRTPVPQEPVSIIVPIVYDMATSVTQQADIPRQHSSSGAAALLVSNILKRFNELHPARQGECTIFASVHELMANLTLPPGTRQ is encoded by the exons ATGGCTCCGGTGCAGATCGGGTCAGATGGGCAGCTCGTCCCGCTCGGAGGTCCGGTGGTCTCGGGTCCTCAGCCACCGCCACCCGGGGCCCCGGCCACACAAGGGGTACGACTGAGCCTGCTCATTGACTTTCTTCTCCAGAGGACCTACCATGAAATTACCCTGCTGGCGGAACT ACTTCCCAGGAAAACTGACATGGAGAG GAAAATTGAGATTGTCCAGTTTGCCAGTCGTACCAGGCAGCTATTTGTACGTCTCCTAGCCCTGGTGAAGTGGGCAAGCAATGCTGGGAAAGTCGAAAAGTGTGCG ATGATTTCCAGCTTCTTGGATCAGCAGACCATCTTGTTTGTGGACACCGCAGATAGGCTTGCATCACTGGCCAGAGATGCCCTGGTACATGCACGTTTACCCAGCTTTGCCATCCCCTTCGCCATCGATGTACTCACAACAGGGTCATACCCACGCTTGCCCACCTGCATACGA GATAAAATCATTCCTCCAGACCCCATCACTAAGTCTGAGAAGCAGACTACCTTGAACCAGCTTAATCAGATTCTACGGCACCGCCTTGTCACCACAGACTTACCTCCTCAGTTAGCCAACCTCACAGTTG CCAATGGACGTGTTAAGTTTCGTGTGGAAGGTGAATTTGAGGCCACGTTGACGGTGATGGGAGATGATCCGGATATTCCCTGGAGGCTGCTGAAGCTGGAGATTCTGGTAGAAGACAAAGAAACTGGAG ATGGCCGAGCCTTGGTCCACAGTTTGCAGGTGAACTTCATCCATGAACTAGTCCAGGCACGTCTGTGTGCGGATGAAAAACCCCTACAGGACATGTACAACTGCTTGC actccttctgtctgtcactGCAGTTAGAGGTCCTACACTCTCAGACTTTGATGCTGATCAGAGAGCGATGGGGAGATCTGGTGCAGGAGGAGAGATATGTGCCCGCAAAATACCTCACGCTCACTGTCTGGAA ccAACTGGTGTTGGGTAGGAAAACGGGTACAGCATCAGTACATAAAGTCACGATCAAGATTGATGAGTCAGATGGATCGAAGCCACTGCAAATATCTCATGAACCTCCTCTCCCTGCATGTGACTCCAAATTAATGGAGAGGGCCATGAAG ATCGACCATCTGTCAGTGGAGAAGCTTTTGATCGACAGTGTTCATGCCCGCTCACATCAGAAGCTACAGGAACTGAAGGCTATTCTGAAGACCAGCAATCCCAGTGAcaact CATTCATCGAGACTGCTTTACCCACACTTGTTATTCCAATACTTGAGCCGTGTGGTCGTTCAGAGTGTCTACATATTTTTGTGGACCTGCACTCTGGCATGTTCCAGCCTATGCTGTATGGATTAG ATCAGTCCATGCTGGATGACATTGAAAAGACCATCAACGATGATATGAAGCGCATTATATCTTGGCTTCAACAACTGAA GTTCTGGTTGGGGGAACAGCGCTGTCGACAGTCAGTGAAACACCTTCCCACCGTGTGCACTGATGTCCTTCATCTCTCCAACTCAGCTTCTCACCCAGTTGGCAACTTGTCCAAACACAAACTCTTCATCAAGCTCACACGTCTTCCACAGTATTACATA GTGGTGGAAATGCTTGAAGTACCAAGCAATCCTACGGCATTGCAGTACAAGTACTCCTTCCTGTCTGTATCTCAGCTGGAAGGAGAGGACGGACCCATGTGCGCCCAGCTCCTGCAGCATTTCAAGCCCAACCTAGAACATCTTGTCCAGGACACTACAGCAGGCAAAGGGGCCCGACCAGGGACGAAGAGAAAGGCAGTCAGTGCTAGA GTGTCCGGAGAACAGGGGGACCCAGAGCCAAAGAAGCCTAAGCGGTCTGGGGAAATGTGTGCCTTCAACAAGGAGCTGGCTCACCTAGTGGCGATGTGCGATACCAACATGCCTTTCATTGGCCTCAGAACAGAG CTGTCCAACATGGAGATTCCAAACCAGGGCGTCCAAGTGGAAGGAGATCGCAACAGTCACGCCATACGGCTACTAAA GATTCCTCCCTGTAAAGGTGTAGGAGAGGAGACCAGGAGAGCCTTAGATCGTTCCCTTCTTGACTGCACCATCCGTCTACAGGGCAGGAACAACCGAACATGGGTGGCTGAACTGGTGCTGGCCAACTGCCCGCTcaacagcacacacagcaaGGAGCAAG cttcaACGCGGCACGTCTATCTGACCTATGAAAACCCACTGTCGGAGCCGGTGGGTGGGCGGAAAGTTGTAGAGATGTTCCTTAATGACTGGAATGCCATCAGTCAGCTGTATCAGTGTGTCCTCAACTTCTCTCGTGCACTGCCAG AGATGCCGTCTTACCTGAGCCTGTTCTCAGAGGTGCGGTTGTATAACTACCGTAAGATGGTTCTGTGCTACGGTACCACCAAAGGCAGCTCTGTCACCATCCAGTGGAATTCCAACAGCCAGCGGTTTCACCTCGCTCTGGGCACCGTGGGGCCAAACTCTGGCTGCTCCAATTGCCACAACATCATCCTCCATCAGCTACAGGAGATGTTCAACAAGAACCCAAATGTGatgcagctgctgcag GTGCTTTCCGACACACAGGCCCCTCTGAATGCTATTAACAAGCTACCAACAGTGCCCATGCTGGGCCTGACCCAGCGTACCAACACTGCCTACCAGTGCTTCTCCATCCTACCCCAGTCACCCACACACATCCGCCTAGCGTTCCGAAACATGTACTGCATCGATATTTACTGCCGCAGCCGTGGCGTGGTCGCCATCAGAGACGGAGCATATAGTCTCTTTGACAATACTAAGATTGTAGAGGGCTTCTATCCGGCTCCAGGACTCAAG ACATTCCTGAACATGTTCGTGGACAGCAACCAGGATGCTCGCAGACGTTCTGTCAATGAAGACGATAACCCACCATCTCCGGTGGGCGTCGATGTGGTGGACACTCTGATGAACCAGTTGCAAGCTCCACAGCAGCCACAGACAATGCGGGGAGGCGCAGGAGGCGTATACCCTCCCCTCACTTCACCGCCACCAAATTATCACACCAACGTAACTCCGTCACCATCCATGATGCCCACTCAGTCACCAG ggaaCATCCATGCCTCTGGCTCCCCTAGCGGAGCTCTGAGGGCACCCTCTCCTTTTGGGCCCACCCCATCTCCGTCTTCTCTGGGCATAGCCATGGGCCAGACCAGCTTTGCCAGTCCCCACG GTGCTCTGGACCCCAGCTCTCCATATGCCATGGTATCTCCCAGCAATAGGGGCCAGTGGCCAGGCTCACCCCAGGTCTCAGGGCCTTCTCCTGGGGCAAGGATCCACGGCATGTCCCCTGGTAACCCTTCGCTGCATTCACCTATCCCTGACCCTCATTCTCCACGTGCTGGAACAA GTTCACAAATCATGCCTACCAGTATGCCTCCGCCCCGCAAGCTACCTCAGCGCCCCTGGGCTGCCTCCATTCCTACTATCCTCACCCACAATGCCTTGCATGTGCTTCTGCTCCCCTCACCCACTCCCTGCCTGGTGCCAGGCCTGGCAGGAAGCTACCTCTGCTCGCCACTGGAACGCTTCCTGGGTTCAGTTATCATGAGGCGCCACCTGCAGAGGATCATTCAGCAGGAGGCCAAT TTATCCATCGTGAACTCTAACGAGCCCGGGGTGATCATGTTTAAGACGGAGGTGCTCAAGTGTCGTGTAGCCCTCAACCCAAAGAACTACCAGACGCTGCAGCTCAAAGTCACTCCAGAAAATACAGGTCCCTGGTCACCAGAGGAGCTTCAGGTACTGGAGAGGTTCTTTGAGACACGG GTTGCTGGCCCTCCCTTCAAATATAACACTTTGAATGCCTTCACAAAGCTGCTGGGGGCGCCCACTAACATCCTTAGGGACTGCGTACGCATCATGAAGCTTGAActg
- the med14 gene encoding mediator of RNA polymerase II transcription subunit 14 isoform X2 codes for MAPVQIGSDGQLVPLGGPVVSGPQPPPPGAPATQGVRLSLLIDFLLQRTYHEITLLAELLPRKTDMERKIEIVQFASRTRQLFVRLLALVKWASNAGKVEKCAMISSFLDQQTILFVDTADRLASLARDALVHARLPSFAIPFAIDVLTTGSYPRLPTCIRDKIIPPDPITKSEKQTTLNQLNQILRHRLVTTDLPPQLANLTVANGRVKFRVEGEFEATLTVMGDDPDIPWRLLKLEILVEDKETGDGRALVHSLQVNFIHELVQARLCADEKPLQDMYNCLHSFCLSLQLEVLHSQTLMLIRERWGDLVQEERYVPAKYLTLTVWNQLVLGRKTGTASVHKVTIKIDESDGSKPLQISHEPPLPACDSKLMERAMKIDHLSVEKLLIDSVHARSHQKLQELKAILKTSNPSDNSFIETALPTLVIPILEPCGRSECLHIFVDLHSGMFQPMLYGLDQSMLDDIEKTINDDMKRIISWLQQLKFWLGEQRCRQSVKHLPTVCTDVLHLSNSASHPVGNLSKHKLFIKLTRLPQYYIVVEMLEVPSNPTALQYKYSFLSVSQLEGEDGPMCAQLLQHFKPNLEHLVQDTTAGKGARPGTKRKAVSGEQGDPEPKKPKRSGEMCAFNKELAHLVAMCDTNMPFIGLRTELSNMEIPNQGVQVEGDRNSHAIRLLKIPPCKGVGEETRRALDRSLLDCTIRLQGRNNRTWVAELVLANCPLNSTHSKEQASTRHVYLTYENPLSEPVGGRKVVEMFLNDWNAISQLYQCVLNFSRALPEMPSYLSLFSEVRLYNYRKMVLCYGTTKGSSVTIQWNSNSQRFHLALGTVGPNSGCSNCHNIILHQLQEMFNKNPNVMQLLQVLSDTQAPLNAINKLPTVPMLGLTQRTNTAYQCFSILPQSPTHIRLAFRNMYCIDIYCRSRGVVAIRDGAYSLFDNTKIVEGFYPAPGLKTFLNMFVDSNQDARRRSVNEDDNPPSPVGVDVVDTLMNQLQAPQQPQTMRGGAGGVYPPLTSPPPNYHTNVTPSPSMMPTQSPGNIHASGSPSGALRAPSPFGPTPSPSSLGIAMGQTSFASPHGALDPSSPYAMVSPSNRGQWPGSPQVSGPSPGARIHGMSPGNPSLHSPIPDPHSPRAGTSSQIMPTSMPPPRKLPQRPWAASIPTILTHNALHVLLLPSPTPCLVPGLAGSYLCSPLERFLGSVIMRRHLQRIIQQEANLSIVNSNEPGVIMFKTEVLKCRVALNPKNYQTLQLKVTPENTGPWSPEELQVLERFFETRVAGPPFKYNTLNAFTKLLGAPTNILRDCVRIMKLELFPDQAAQLKWNVQFCLTIPPSAPPIAPPGTIAVVLKSKMLFFLQLTQRTPVPQEPVSIIVPIVYDMATSVTQQADIPRQHSSSGAAALLVSNILKRFNELHPARQGECTIFASVHELMANLTLPPGTRQ; via the exons ATGGCTCCGGTGCAGATCGGGTCAGATGGGCAGCTCGTCCCGCTCGGAGGTCCGGTGGTCTCGGGTCCTCAGCCACCGCCACCCGGGGCCCCGGCCACACAAGGGGTACGACTGAGCCTGCTCATTGACTTTCTTCTCCAGAGGACCTACCATGAAATTACCCTGCTGGCGGAACT ACTTCCCAGGAAAACTGACATGGAGAG GAAAATTGAGATTGTCCAGTTTGCCAGTCGTACCAGGCAGCTATTTGTACGTCTCCTAGCCCTGGTGAAGTGGGCAAGCAATGCTGGGAAAGTCGAAAAGTGTGCG ATGATTTCCAGCTTCTTGGATCAGCAGACCATCTTGTTTGTGGACACCGCAGATAGGCTTGCATCACTGGCCAGAGATGCCCTGGTACATGCACGTTTACCCAGCTTTGCCATCCCCTTCGCCATCGATGTACTCACAACAGGGTCATACCCACGCTTGCCCACCTGCATACGA GATAAAATCATTCCTCCAGACCCCATCACTAAGTCTGAGAAGCAGACTACCTTGAACCAGCTTAATCAGATTCTACGGCACCGCCTTGTCACCACAGACTTACCTCCTCAGTTAGCCAACCTCACAGTTG CCAATGGACGTGTTAAGTTTCGTGTGGAAGGTGAATTTGAGGCCACGTTGACGGTGATGGGAGATGATCCGGATATTCCCTGGAGGCTGCTGAAGCTGGAGATTCTGGTAGAAGACAAAGAAACTGGAG ATGGCCGAGCCTTGGTCCACAGTTTGCAGGTGAACTTCATCCATGAACTAGTCCAGGCACGTCTGTGTGCGGATGAAAAACCCCTACAGGACATGTACAACTGCTTGC actccttctgtctgtcactGCAGTTAGAGGTCCTACACTCTCAGACTTTGATGCTGATCAGAGAGCGATGGGGAGATCTGGTGCAGGAGGAGAGATATGTGCCCGCAAAATACCTCACGCTCACTGTCTGGAA ccAACTGGTGTTGGGTAGGAAAACGGGTACAGCATCAGTACATAAAGTCACGATCAAGATTGATGAGTCAGATGGATCGAAGCCACTGCAAATATCTCATGAACCTCCTCTCCCTGCATGTGACTCCAAATTAATGGAGAGGGCCATGAAG ATCGACCATCTGTCAGTGGAGAAGCTTTTGATCGACAGTGTTCATGCCCGCTCACATCAGAAGCTACAGGAACTGAAGGCTATTCTGAAGACCAGCAATCCCAGTGAcaact CATTCATCGAGACTGCTTTACCCACACTTGTTATTCCAATACTTGAGCCGTGTGGTCGTTCAGAGTGTCTACATATTTTTGTGGACCTGCACTCTGGCATGTTCCAGCCTATGCTGTATGGATTAG ATCAGTCCATGCTGGATGACATTGAAAAGACCATCAACGATGATATGAAGCGCATTATATCTTGGCTTCAACAACTGAA GTTCTGGTTGGGGGAACAGCGCTGTCGACAGTCAGTGAAACACCTTCCCACCGTGTGCACTGATGTCCTTCATCTCTCCAACTCAGCTTCTCACCCAGTTGGCAACTTGTCCAAACACAAACTCTTCATCAAGCTCACACGTCTTCCACAGTATTACATA GTGGTGGAAATGCTTGAAGTACCAAGCAATCCTACGGCATTGCAGTACAAGTACTCCTTCCTGTCTGTATCTCAGCTGGAAGGAGAGGACGGACCCATGTGCGCCCAGCTCCTGCAGCATTTCAAGCCCAACCTAGAACATCTTGTCCAGGACACTACAGCAGGCAAAGGGGCCCGACCAGGGACGAAGAGAAAGGCA GTGTCCGGAGAACAGGGGGACCCAGAGCCAAAGAAGCCTAAGCGGTCTGGGGAAATGTGTGCCTTCAACAAGGAGCTGGCTCACCTAGTGGCGATGTGCGATACCAACATGCCTTTCATTGGCCTCAGAACAGAG CTGTCCAACATGGAGATTCCAAACCAGGGCGTCCAAGTGGAAGGAGATCGCAACAGTCACGCCATACGGCTACTAAA GATTCCTCCCTGTAAAGGTGTAGGAGAGGAGACCAGGAGAGCCTTAGATCGTTCCCTTCTTGACTGCACCATCCGTCTACAGGGCAGGAACAACCGAACATGGGTGGCTGAACTGGTGCTGGCCAACTGCCCGCTcaacagcacacacagcaaGGAGCAAG cttcaACGCGGCACGTCTATCTGACCTATGAAAACCCACTGTCGGAGCCGGTGGGTGGGCGGAAAGTTGTAGAGATGTTCCTTAATGACTGGAATGCCATCAGTCAGCTGTATCAGTGTGTCCTCAACTTCTCTCGTGCACTGCCAG AGATGCCGTCTTACCTGAGCCTGTTCTCAGAGGTGCGGTTGTATAACTACCGTAAGATGGTTCTGTGCTACGGTACCACCAAAGGCAGCTCTGTCACCATCCAGTGGAATTCCAACAGCCAGCGGTTTCACCTCGCTCTGGGCACCGTGGGGCCAAACTCTGGCTGCTCCAATTGCCACAACATCATCCTCCATCAGCTACAGGAGATGTTCAACAAGAACCCAAATGTGatgcagctgctgcag GTGCTTTCCGACACACAGGCCCCTCTGAATGCTATTAACAAGCTACCAACAGTGCCCATGCTGGGCCTGACCCAGCGTACCAACACTGCCTACCAGTGCTTCTCCATCCTACCCCAGTCACCCACACACATCCGCCTAGCGTTCCGAAACATGTACTGCATCGATATTTACTGCCGCAGCCGTGGCGTGGTCGCCATCAGAGACGGAGCATATAGTCTCTTTGACAATACTAAGATTGTAGAGGGCTTCTATCCGGCTCCAGGACTCAAG ACATTCCTGAACATGTTCGTGGACAGCAACCAGGATGCTCGCAGACGTTCTGTCAATGAAGACGATAACCCACCATCTCCGGTGGGCGTCGATGTGGTGGACACTCTGATGAACCAGTTGCAAGCTCCACAGCAGCCACAGACAATGCGGGGAGGCGCAGGAGGCGTATACCCTCCCCTCACTTCACCGCCACCAAATTATCACACCAACGTAACTCCGTCACCATCCATGATGCCCACTCAGTCACCAG ggaaCATCCATGCCTCTGGCTCCCCTAGCGGAGCTCTGAGGGCACCCTCTCCTTTTGGGCCCACCCCATCTCCGTCTTCTCTGGGCATAGCCATGGGCCAGACCAGCTTTGCCAGTCCCCACG GTGCTCTGGACCCCAGCTCTCCATATGCCATGGTATCTCCCAGCAATAGGGGCCAGTGGCCAGGCTCACCCCAGGTCTCAGGGCCTTCTCCTGGGGCAAGGATCCACGGCATGTCCCCTGGTAACCCTTCGCTGCATTCACCTATCCCTGACCCTCATTCTCCACGTGCTGGAACAA GTTCACAAATCATGCCTACCAGTATGCCTCCGCCCCGCAAGCTACCTCAGCGCCCCTGGGCTGCCTCCATTCCTACTATCCTCACCCACAATGCCTTGCATGTGCTTCTGCTCCCCTCACCCACTCCCTGCCTGGTGCCAGGCCTGGCAGGAAGCTACCTCTGCTCGCCACTGGAACGCTTCCTGGGTTCAGTTATCATGAGGCGCCACCTGCAGAGGATCATTCAGCAGGAGGCCAAT TTATCCATCGTGAACTCTAACGAGCCCGGGGTGATCATGTTTAAGACGGAGGTGCTCAAGTGTCGTGTAGCCCTCAACCCAAAGAACTACCAGACGCTGCAGCTCAAAGTCACTCCAGAAAATACAGGTCCCTGGTCACCAGAGGAGCTTCAGGTACTGGAGAGGTTCTTTGAGACACGG GTTGCTGGCCCTCCCTTCAAATATAACACTTTGAATGCCTTCACAAAGCTGCTGGGGGCGCCCACTAACATCCTTAGGGACTGCGTACGCATCATGAAGCTTGAActg